The nucleotide sequence GATGCCGCGCGGGTGCCGGTCTATAACGGCTATGGCTGCAATATGGCTATTCGCATGGCGCCTGTGGCGGCCCATGGCCTGCGCTTTGACACGAGACTGCCCCTGTACGGCTGGCTGGAGGATGTCGATTTCTCGCGCCAGCTGCGGCCCCATGGCGCAATCCGCTGGTCGAACGCCTGCGCGGCGTTCATATGGGCACGCGCACCGGGCGCAGCAATGGGCTGCGTCTGGGCTATTCCCAGATTGCCAACCCGCTGTATCTGCTGCGCAAACGCACGATGCGCCCGGATCGTGCGCTGGCCATGCTCATGCGAAACCTGCTGGCCAATCTGGCGAAATCCGCCCGCCCCGAACCCGGATCGACCGGCCGGGCGGCTGCGCGGCAATCTGCGGGCGCTGTCCGATCTGATGCGCGGCAAGCTGAGCCTGAAACGCATAACGGAGTTCGAGTGATGATACCGGCGCGGCTCACCCAGCTCGTGATCGTGACCGATTTCTCGGCGGTGCGGGGCGGTGCGGCGCAGGTCGCAATGCTGCAGGCGCGACTGATGCTGAAACGGGGTCTGCGGGTCACAGTTTTGCAGGCGACAGCGGACAGCATATTCCTGACGGGATGGGCGCGTCGCCCCTGGGAAAGTCGCCTGCTGGAAGAAAGCCGCGCAAGGGCGATGACGCGGGGGATCTGGAACGAAAGGGCACGCGGCAACTGCGGACTGGATCGCGGCGCATGGCGACCGCGGCACGGTCTATCACCTCCATGGATGGCAGCAGATCCTCTCTGCCGCGGTGGTGGCAGCCCTGCGACCGGTGGCGGGGCGGGTTGTCCTCCACGCGCATGATTATTTCCTGGCCTGTCCGAATGGTGCGTTCTTTGATTACCGGGCCGGAGTGACTTGTGATCTGTCGCCGATGTCGCTGGGCTGTGTGACCTGCAATTGCGACAAGCGCAGCGCCGCGCAGAAGCTGTGGCGCGTCGCGCGGCAGGCCGTGCAGAACCGGGCGGTGTCGCGGATGTTGCCCGAGGCGACGGTGGTGCTGTTGCACGAGGGATGAAGCGGCGACTGACCCATCCCGCACTCAGGAACGTGCTTACCCTGCCGAACCCGGTAGATCCGGGCCGTGATTGCAAGCGATCCCGCGTCGCAGCAGGGATTTTTGTATATAGGGATGTCCATGTCTATAAGGGCGTCTGGCTCCTGGCCGAGGCGGCGCGCGGGCCGGAGTTCCCTGCGGTTTGTCGGAACCGGCGCCGATCTGGAGCGTCTGGCCAGGGCTTACCCCGAACATGGCTACAGCGGCTGGCTGGACCGGGACGGGCTGGCCAGCGAGATGGCCGCCGCGCGGTGCTGGTCGCGCCAGCCTGGCGCCGGAACCCTTCGGCCTTGCCCCGGTCGAGGCGCTGGCCGCCGGTCTGCCGGTAATCCTGTCGGATTCCATTGCTGCTTTGCGAAACGCTGGCCGCTCATGCCGCCTGCGCCGGGTTCCGCAGCGGCAATACCGATGCGCTGGCGGCGCTGCTGCGCGATCTGGCGGGTGATGATGCGCGCCTTCGCCGGATGGCTCTCGCCGCCCCCGCTGCGGCGTCTCTGGTGTCGCTCGCCCCCGATACCTGGGCCGACCGGCTGGACTTGCTCTACGCCTCGATGCTGCACAGGCAGGAGACCCGCGAAGCCAGGGGGCCCGGCGATCATCGGCCAGAGGCCGCACCTGTCGAAGATCAGGCAATGGACCGGGCAAACTTCGGGCCCGGTCGGGGCCACGCGCCGGTTGGCCATCGTCATGCGATGAAAGGGTGATCATGGATCGGGACATTGCGGCGCGTTTACAGGCCCTGGAATATGACCCGCAGCAAGGCCTCTGGGCCAGCTTCGGCCGGGTGGCGGCGCTGGCACCCGACCAGCCGGCCGTGATCTGCGATGATCTGTGTCTGACCTATGCGCAAGCGGCGCGGGCCGCAGAAAACATCGCCTCGCATCTGATCGGGCGCGGGTTGCAGCCCGGGGGCGGGTGGCGCTGATCGCACAACGCTCGGCCGATGCCATCCTGGCGATGCTGGCGGTGCTGCGCGCGGGCGGCGCCTATATCCCGCTGGACCCGGCTTATGCCAGCGAACAGGTGGGCTATATCCTTGGTCACGCGGCGCCCGGGTTTATCCTCCATGATGCCGCCTCTGCCGCGCTTGTGACAGAGCTGGCGCAGCCGGGCGGGCAGGTTGTGCTGGAGATCGGGGTCGCGAAAGCCGGGGTCGCGAATTCGGGAGCCGCTGCTTGCGATTTTCCGCAGCGGCGCGGGGCGGATACCGCCTATATCATCTATACCTCCGGCTCGACCGGGCGGCCAAAAGGCGTGGTGGTGCCTCAGCGGGCGCTGGCGCGGATCGCCTTTGATCAGGGCGCGCTGACCCTGCCGCCGGCGAAGTGATGCTGCATTCCTCAACCATCGCTGCCGATGGCTGTGCAGTTGAGATCTGGCCTGCACTGCTGACCGGAAGCACGGTGCTGATCGTGCCGGGGCCGAAACCCTCGCTGGATCTGCTGGCCGCCGCGATCCGGCGGCACCGGCCCACCGCAGCCGCGTTCTACACCGGGATTTTTCACCTGCTGATCGAGCATCGGCTGGAGGATCTGGGCAGTTTCCGCCGCATGGCCGCTGGGGGAGATGTGATGTCGGCCGCGCAGGCCAGGCGCCTGCTGGATCGCTGGCCAGAGATCCGGCTGTTCAACCTCTATGGCCCCAGCGAGGCGACCGTCTATGCCGCGATGCATCAGGTGCAGCGGGAAGACCTGACCGGGGGCGCGATTCCGATTGGCCGCGCCGAGGCGCATGGCGCCTGTCTGGTTCTGGCCGATGACCTGGCACCTTGCCCGGAGGGAGTGGCCGGGCAGCTGGCGATCACCGGGCTTGGGCTGGCTGATGGCTATCTGGACCAGCCCGAACAGACCGCCGCGCAATTCATCGCCGATCCGCGCCCCGGCCAGGCAGGCCGCGCCTATCTGACCGGCGATCTGGTGCGGATGCGTCCTGATGGCGCGCTGGACTTCCTTGGCCGTACCGACCGGCAGGTCAAGATCGGCGGGCGGCGGATCGAACTGGACGAGGTCGAACATGTCATGCGTCAGCATCCCGCGCTCGCGGATGTGGCGGTGGTTCTGGCAGAAGGCAGTGCCGGCAAGCGGATCGTGGCCTTTGCCAAGCCCGCCGCCGGACTGCCTTCCGATGAACGCGCCTTCCTGCGTGGTGTGATCGCCGATCTGCGCCGTGACCTGCCCGAGGGCATGTTGCCCCGCCAGACCCGGCTGATGACCGATCTGCCGCTTACGACCAATGGCAAGATTGACCGCAAGGCGCTGGTGGCGCTGGCGGATCAGCCACAGCCACAGGCGGTTGCGATCGCGGCGCTTGCCCCCGAGAGTTTGCTGGCCGTGATAACCGGGGTCTGGGACCAGGTGCTGCACTGCGGTCCGGTCGCGCCGGACACCACATTCTTTGAGGCAGGCGGCACCTCACTGCAACTGCTGGATGCTCATGCCGCGCTTCAGGCCTGTCTCGGGCTGGATTTCGACGTTACCCTGATGTTCGAAACCCCGCGCGCCGGGGATCTGGCACGACGACTGGCCGATCTCGGGGCCAATACGCAGATATCACCCGGGCGAGGCTCACCTGCGCCGGCCCGCGCGCCTCTGGTGCGGTGGCGATCATCGCCTTAGCGGGCCGGGCGCCGGGTGCGGCCCTGATGCAGGATCTGTGGCAGCATATCCGGCAGGGCGATAACCTGATCCGCCCGATCCCGCGTGACCGGATCGAGGACAGCTTCACCCCCGAAGAGCGTCTGTTGCCGACCTATGTCGCGGCCCGCCCCGGGCTTCCTGATGTTGACATGTTCGACGCGGCGTTTTTCGGAATGTACCCGCGTGAGGCCGCGCTTACCGATCCGCAGGGCAGGGTGTTCCTGGAAATCTGCCATGAGGTGCTCGAACAGGCCGGCCATGATCCCGAGCGGTTCCCGGGCAGGATCGGGGTATGGGCAGGAAGCAGTTTCAGCACCTATTTGGTGCGCAACATCATGGCAGAGCGCAAGACGGCGCTGGAGATTCTGACCGGGCTTCAGATCAGTCATTACCCGGAAATGACCGGTAATCTGGCCGATAGTCTTGCCACCCGCGTGGCCTATCGGCTCGATCTGAAAGGTCCGGCGATGACGGTGGCGACGGCCTGTTCTACCTCGTTGACGGCGATGGCGCAGGCGGTGCTGGGCTTGCGCGCCGGGCAATGTGACATGGCACTGGCCGGGGGCGTGTCGATCACTTTCCCGCAGACGCGTGGCTATCTTTGCCAGGAGGGGGGGATGGTCTCGCCCGACGGGATCTGCCGACCCTTCGACGCCGATGCGGGAGGCACCGTCTTTGGCCATGGTGCGGGCGTCGTCGCGCTTCGGCGGCTGGAGGATGCGCTGGCCGATGGCGACCGCGTGCTCGCAGTGATCCGGGGCGTCGGCATCAACAATGACGGGGCCGACAAGATCTCCTACACCGCGCCCTCAGTGACGGGCCAGGTTGATGCGATCCGCATGGCCTGGGCCGAGGCGGGGCTGACCCCGGGTGATGCGGATTACATCGAGTGTCATGGCACCGCGACCCCGCTGGGCGACCCGATCGAGTTGCGCAGCCTGTCGCTGGCCGCCGGGCCGGGGCGCGGGGCCGAGACCTGTGCGATTGGCTCCATCAAGGGAAATATTGGCCATCTGGATGCGGCGGCAGGGGTGATGGGGTCATCAAGGTCGCACAGGTGCTGTCGCAGCGGGTGATCCCGCCGGTCGCAAATTTCCGCACACTGAACCCAAGGATCGACCTGAAAGACACGCCCTTCCATGTACCGCAGACCGAGGTGGCCTGGCAGGGCCGGGGCCCGATGCGCGCCGGGGTCAGCAGTTTCGGCGTCGGCGGCACGAATGTGCATCTGGCCCTGGAAGAAGCCCCGCCGCCTGTCTGCGCGCCGCAGGTAGATGCGTGCAGATCCTTCCCCTGTCCGCCCGCTCGCCCGAGGCGCTGGAGGCGCTGCGCAACAACCTTGCCGCTATGCTGGAGGCCGGGGAGGCCGCCCCGGCACTGGCCGATATCGCCTTCACCCTGCAAGAGGGCGGGGGCAGTACCCCTGGCGTATTTTGGTTGCTGCCGAAACCAGGACCGCCGCCGCGACGCTGCTGCGCAAGACCGCGCGGCCTGCGGCTGCAACGGTCGGTACGGCGCCGCGCATCGCCTTCATGTTCCCGGGGCAGGGCGCACAATACCCCGGCATGGGCGCCGGGCTGTACAGGCAGGAACCAGAGTTCGCCCGCTGGGTCGATCTCGGCGCCGAAATCCTGCGCCCGATCCTGGGCCTCGATCTCAACACCCTGCTGGCGCGGGGCGATCATTGCGACGTCGACGCGGCCCGGCTGTTGCGCGACACAAGGCTGACGCAGCCTGCGCTTTACCTCGTGCAATTTGCGCTGGGCCGGCTGTGGCAGTCGCGGGGCGTCAGCCCTGCCGCGATGATCGGCCATTCGGTCGGAGAATTCGCGGTCGCGGCGCTGTCGGGCGTGTTCAGCTTCGAGGACGGGCTGCGGCTGATCGCCAGGCGCGGCCAGCTGATGCAGGATCAGCCGCCCGGCGGGATGCTGTCGGTGCGCGCCACGATGGAGGAACTGGAACCGCATCTGGATGGCAGTCTCGACCACGCCGCCCGCAATGCGCCGAAGCTCCAGGTGATGGCCGGACCCGGCGAGGCGATCGCGGCACTGGCCCTGAGGCTCCAGGCGGTGAGCATCGCCTCGACGCCGCTTCACACTTCGCACGCTTTCCATTCGCGGATGATGGACCCGGTCTGCAATGCTCTCGCGCAGGAGTTTCAGACGCTGTCGCTGCGGAGGCCACAGATCCCGTGGGTCAGCACGGTCACCGGCGACTGGATCAACGCAGATCAGGCGACCTCGCCCGCCTATTGGGCCGGTCAGGCCCGCCGGTCGGTGGCCTTCGAAACTGCGATCCGCAAGCTGGCCGGGGACGGCCCGCTGGTCCTTGTGGAATGCGGCCCCGGGGCGGTTCTCTCGGCCTTTGCCGGGCAAATCCTGACACGCGACGGGGGCGCCACGATACTGCAATCGCTGCCGGATCACAGCGGAGCCGAGGCGGATGCCGTGACCATGGCGCGCAGCTTCGGGCGGCTTTGGGCGGCGGGTTGCCCGGTGGACTGGGGCAAGGCCGGACCGCGCGGGCAGGCCCGGGTCGTGCTGCCGACCTATCCCTTCCAGCGTAAACGACACTGGATCGACCTTCCCGCCGCGGAAATGCCCCTCGCTGCGAAGCCCTCAGCCATTGCCCTCCATACGCCGAACGGGAGTGTTGTCATGTCGACCGCAGTGCCTGCAACCGCCTCCGCCTCCGCCCCCGCCGCAGCCCCTGCTCCTGCCGCAGCCCCCGCCGCGGCCTCAGCCGCAAACCGCAAACCGCGGCTGACGGCCGACCTTCTGGCCACGCTGCGCGATCTGTCGGGCGAGGACCTGGGCCCTGCCGACGCGAGCCTGAGTTTCCTCGAACTGGGCTTCGACTCGCTGTTCCTCGGCCAGTTCACCCAGAAACTGGCGCAGATGCACGGCTGCACACTGACGTTCCGGCAGTTGCTGTCCGATTATCCCTCGGTCGAGGTGCTGGTCGCCTATCTGGATGAAACTTTGCCCCCGGATGCGCCCGCAGCAGCCCCGGTGGCGGCCCCGATTGCTGTGTCGCTGCCCGATGCCGGCGTGCCGGTACCCGCGCCTGCGCCTGTGGTCAGCTTTACCCAGCCCTCGGCACAGCCTTTCGCCCCGATCGCTGTTGGTGTTTCCGTCGCGGGCGAGGGGATGGCCGCCGTGGTGCAGGCGCAGCTTCAGACCATGCAGGCCATCTTTGCCGGGCAACTGGCGGCGCTGTGCCAGCCGCAGATCCTCTCGGCGCCGATCACGGTGCAGGCGCCAGCGATCCTGCACGTGACCCCGCCAGTATCCCCGCCTGCTACTTCGCTCTCCGCTCCGGCTGTGGCGCGCGGTGCTGAACCCTCCCCCGCCAGGCCCGGTTTCTCCATAGGACGCGCGACCAACACCGGCGGCGGCGATCTGACCCCGGCGCAAGCCGCCTTCGCGCGCGACCTGTCGCAGCGCTATGCGGCGCGGTTCCCGAAAACCCGCGAGCAGACCCAGAAATACCGCGCCACGATGGCCGATCCGCGCACCGTCGCCGGGTTCCGGCAGGAGTGGAAGGATCTAGTCTTCCCGGTTGTGGCAGACCGCGCCCGTGGATCTAAGATCCATGACATCGATGGCAACAGCTTTGTCGATTATGTTAACGGCTTTGGCACCACGGCCTTCGGCCATGCTCCCGATTTCGTCAATAATGCCGTCGCCGCACAACTTACGCGCGGCTATGCCATCGGCCCGCAATCCGATCTGGCGGGCGAGACGGCCGAGCGTTTCGCCCGGCTCGTCGGGCATGAGCGGGTGACCTTTTGCAACACCGGCTCAGAGGCGGTGATGGCAGCGATGCGACTGGCTCGCGCCGTGACAGGGCGGGACAGGGTCGTCGTCTTTTGCAACGATTATCACGGTCAGTTCGACGAGGTCCTGGTCAAGGGCCGGGGGCGCAGCGACAGCCCTGATGCGCTGCCCATCGCCCCTGGCATCCCGCGCAGCGGATTGTCCAATATGATCGTGCTGTCCTGGGGCGGCGAGGGGGCGCTGGACTGGTTGCGCGCACATGTCGGCAGCGTTGCCGCCGTGCTGGTGGAGCCGGTGCAAAGCCGCCATCCCGAAACCCGCCCTGCGAATTTCGTCCGCGAATTGCGTCGCTTGACCGAAGCCAGCGGCACTGCGCTGGTGATGGATGAGGTGGTGACCGGCTTCCGCACCGGCCCGCGCGGGATGCAGGGCAACTGGGGGGTCGACGCGGATCTCGCGACCTATGGCAAGGTCATCGGCGGCGGCCTGCCGGTGGGGATGCTCGCGGGAAAGCGCCGCTTCATGGATGCGCTGGACGGCGGCTTCTGGTCCTATGGCGACGACAGCGCGCCCGAAACGGCGCCCACCTTCTTTGCCGGAACCTTTGTGCGTCACCCTCTGATCCTTGCCGCCGTCAGCGCCACGCTCGACCATATCGAAGCGCATGGCCCGGATCTCTGGGACCGAACGGCCGCAAGGATGGGCGTTCTGGCCGAGGGGCTTAACGCAAGGCTGGCGCGCGACGGGCTGCCGCGCCTCGTAGA is from Gemmobacter sp. 24YEA27 and encodes:
- a CDS encoding AMP-binding protein, which encodes MALIAQRSADAILAMLAVLRAGGAYIPLDPAYASEQVGYILGHAAPGFILHDAASAALVTELAQPGGQVVLEIGVAKAGVANSGAAACDFPQRRGADTAYIIYTSGSTGRPKGVVVPQRALARIAFDQGALTLPPAK
- a CDS encoding non-ribosomal peptide synthetase, with the protein product MLHSSTIAADGCAVEIWPALLTGSTVLIVPGPKPSLDLLAAAIRRHRPTAAAFYTGIFHLLIEHRLEDLGSFRRMAAGGDVMSAAQARRLLDRWPEIRLFNLYGPSEATVYAAMHQVQREDLTGGAIPIGRAEAHGACLVLADDLAPCPEGVAGQLAITGLGLADGYLDQPEQTAAQFIADPRPGQAGRAYLTGDLVRMRPDGALDFLGRTDRQVKIGGRRIELDEVEHVMRQHPALADVAVVLAEGSAGKRIVAFAKPAAGLPSDERAFLRGVIADLRRDLPEGMLPRQTRLMTDLPLTTNGKIDRKALVALADQPQPQAVAIAALAPESLLAVITGVWDQVLHCGPVAPDTTFFEAGGTSLQLLDAHAALQACLGLDFDVTLMFETPRAGDLARRLADLGANTQISPGRGSPAPARAPLVRWRSSP
- a CDS encoding polyketide synthase, producing MQDLWQHIRQGDNLIRPIPRDRIEDSFTPEERLLPTYVAARPGLPDVDMFDAAFFGMYPREAALTDPQGRVFLEICHEVLEQAGHDPERFPGRIGVWAGSSFSTYLVRNIMAERKTALEILTGLQISHYPEMTGNLADSLATRVAYRLDLKGPAMTVATACSTSLTAMAQAVLGLRAGQCDMALAGGVSITFPQTRGYLCQEGGMVSPDGICRPFDADAGGTVFGHGAGVVALRRLEDALADGDRVLAVIRGVGINNDGADKISYTAPSVTGQVDAIRMAWAEAGLTPGDADYIECHGTATPLGDPIELRSLSLAAGPGRGAETCAIGSIKGNIGHLDAAAGVMGSSRSHRCCRSG
- a CDS encoding aminotransferase class III-fold pyridoxal phosphate-dependent enzyme, which encodes MVAAETRTAAATLLRKTARPAAATVGTAPRIAFMFPGQGAQYPGMGAGLYRQEPEFARWVDLGAEILRPILGLDLNTLLARGDHCDVDAARLLRDTRLTQPALYLVQFALGRLWQSRGVSPAAMIGHSVGEFAVAALSGVFSFEDGLRLIARRGQLMQDQPPGGMLSVRATMEELEPHLDGSLDHAARNAPKLQVMAGPGEAIAALALRLQAVSIASTPLHTSHAFHSRMMDPVCNALAQEFQTLSLRRPQIPWVSTVTGDWINADQATSPAYWAGQARRSVAFETAIRKLAGDGPLVLVECGPGAVLSAFAGQILTRDGGATILQSLPDHSGAEADAVTMARSFGRLWAAGCPVDWGKAGPRGQARVVLPTYPFQRKRHWIDLPAAEMPLAAKPSAIALHTPNGSVVMSTAVPATASASAPAAAPAPAAAPAAASAANRKPRLTADLLATLRDLSGEDLGPADASLSFLELGFDSLFLGQFTQKLAQMHGCTLTFRQLLSDYPSVEVLVAYLDETLPPDAPAAAPVAAPIAVSLPDAGVPVPAPAPVVSFTQPSAQPFAPIAVGVSVAGEGMAAVVQAQLQTMQAIFAGQLAALCQPQILSAPITVQAPAILHVTPPVSPPATSLSAPAVARGAEPSPARPGFSIGRATNTGGGDLTPAQAAFARDLSQRYAARFPKTREQTQKYRATMADPRTVAGFRQEWKDLVFPVVADRARGSKIHDIDGNSFVDYVNGFGTTAFGHAPDFVNNAVAAQLTRGYAIGPQSDLAGETAERFARLVGHERVTFCNTGSEAVMAAMRLARAVTGRDRVVVFCNDYHGQFDEVLVKGRGRSDSPDALPIAPGIPRSGLSNMIVLSWGGEGALDWLRAHVGSVAAVLVEPVQSRHPETRPANFVRELRRLTEASGTALVMDEVVTGFRTGPRGMQGNWGVDADLATYGKVIGGGLPVGMLAGKRRFMDALDGGFWSYGDDSAPETAPTFFAGTFVRHPLILAAVSATLDHIEAHGPDLWDRTAARMGVLAEGLNARLARDGLPRLVEGYSSWFVLNLPGHDANATLLWPLMRLSGIHIQVGYAAFGTTTHSEADFQAFDTAFNDALDTLQSVGIMAGDGTGTAALRPVVLPAAQPDPGPFPLTEVQREIWLTSQLSDEASCSFNESASLVMKGALDEAALTRALAQVVARHDGLRQVFAPNGESFRILPPFTPDLIRHDLTATDGAEAALAELLHADSARPLDLITGAAFRLMLLRTGADDHVLVVNAHHIICDGWSMNLIFGDLAQIYAAEREGRNATLPPAPSFAAHARRAATLPEPEASAVWWRAVHAVPAGLPDLPLDHPRGAMRSFRGATLTAHLPADLVKIARKAGAKQGCTLFATLFAALNLTLARLTGTDDLVIGVPTAGQTLLEDQALVGHCVNFLPIRTQIDRSETAAAFLSRTGRVVLEAFDHSDYTYGTMVRALNLKRGLDRLPLTEVQFNLEKIASGMEMGGLQVAAHPNPKTAVNFDLFFNMVESPDGLRVDVDYNADLYEPATVARWLGHLECLLEGLTAPDAGPVGRLPVLPAAQIDHLVTGLNATAWPVSALLVQAILAQRPDRIALEDGAAQMTYGALDRRSADYAAALATALPDKGERVGILMQRSADLVAAMLGVMRAGHVFVPLDPGHPAARLNAVLDAARVGLVLHDADMPHEALAGRNLLATREVIRADPGVLPEVAPEDSAYILFTSGSTGTPKGVEISHGALANLITSICDEPGIGQGAVCLPSPRSALTSPSWNSSRRWPQAGGW